One Salvia splendens isolate huo1 chromosome 1, SspV2, whole genome shotgun sequence genomic window, AGCATATCATGTGCTACTATGTTACATTATTCCACTTATGAGGCAATAAAACGTACAACGCTCACAACCACCCACAATGGAGGTGAAGctaattttttttgcaaattaTTAAATACAGTAAACCGAAATACCGAATACCCCAATATTGGAACCTGCAGCATTCCATTCACCTTTGGAAACCACAAAAGTGGAATTAAATGAAAACCAACACATAAAAAATCAAGAATCAAACAAAGGATTTGTGGTCCTTAAAGTGTATATGTGTTGTGGGACTCACTATTTCTGCTTTTGTGACAAGGGAGAGGGAGGGAGCATGCGCAACAACGCTTCTTGTGAACGTACCGACGTGCTCTACGTCACCTAATCATAtcaaaattattcaaaaatacaTCTCTAAATGGTTATATCCCTAACAAATCAAGATCCTAGTATGAAACGACTCTACATTTCCAGAAGCTCATGTGGGGCATATTTATTCTAAAAGTTTGATGAAAAAGAAATATAactcatatttaattatgtgtAGTTGGCTTTGCTATTTATTTGACTCCATGGTTTTGAGAAGGGAAATAAAGTGACAAAATGGATCAAGTGACCAAAAAGTTCAAATTTTTTTAGTGAAAATCTAGCAATTCCGCCGTGAATTCCGCCTTGTCACAATCCCATATAGTTTCAcatcctattttaattttataagtatGATATTTGTTAGTGCACATAACAtgtagtataaataaaataaaaatgaagaagGTGGTGAGTTACAAGATTCTTGGCACTCTAATGCACATGTTTATGAATTCATCAAAATTGATACTGACTGTTGCTATTATATTTGCATGACTTAAGATGTTccatttccaaaattgaatattttagtaGTTTGAAGTGACCATGACCAGGGTGGAATTCATGgcataatattattaatatacaaTCATTTAATATTTTCCCTAAAGATACCACTAATCAAAgcataatattttttgtttctttttactttttgaaCGAAGGGTGGTGAGTGGAAAAGACCCATAGTTTCagaatattaattatattttgatgGTGACAAACAAACACAGCCAAAATGTATTATAAAGACAAATAATAATAAGGCCACATTTTctcatttattaataaaaaaattttggtCAAACTCCCTCTTCCAAAAATCTTGATTCCAAACATCATTCCCATCTGGCCAACAAAGACAAGAGAAAAACATCCTAAATATCTTCTTTTTCATCATTAAACTTTGAATATGAAATTTATGATTATACTCGAAATTTGTGACTactaattttttcattattcCAAAACTTGATATAGACCTTCATAGTTAGAACACGTGACCGTAATAAAATCATAAAGCATTATTAAAACTCCACCTCTGAAAACCAAAGAAAGTTCAAGAATCTCTAACCCAATCATGCACCTATTTAATTCTAGTTgtgtttttctctttttaaaGATTAATTCTAGGttttaaatataactaattaactaattaatttgaCTTAATCCCACTGTTTACTGAAGCATTGAAAACAGCATCTTCTCCACCTCCATAAATAGTCCATTCAAATCAACCAATGATGAACAGCAAATCATACAAaattatagagagagagagaggcagaGAGATCTACAGACATTGCATGGCTTTAACGTACACCACGGAATCCGCCGCCACTGGCAGCAGATGCCGGCGGAGGCTCCACCTCCACTGCAAGCACCGACAAAAAGGGGTGGTGTGCTTCTTCTACGCCGGAATATTCTACAAAAGATACCTTCTTTTCTTGACAATTCTCTACATCACGGGTCTGATCACCTGTGCCGGTCCCCTGCTCAGCCTCCTGcaccctccgccgccgccgccgccgggtTCACTCTACCGCAGCCAGGAGCTGTTCCTCAAGCTCTGGCCTGAAATTCAGTCGGATAACTCTTCCGTTGTTGAGGTTTTTTCATAGTTACATTGTTCTTGCTCTGATTTAGtttcaagatttgatttttaaatgttTCTACTTTTTGCTAGTTACTGTGGAAGTGCTTTTTCACTTTATGGTAAAGCACATTTGGATTTTGAGTAGAGTTTCTTGAAGATCTCTGTAGTCTTGAGTTGGGCAAGTTGAAAAGGGTTAGAAGATTTAGTGTGGAGTTTTTCTGGAAAAACttgtttttttattcatttattttatataatctGTTTACATTAGTTTGCTGGgaatttttaaaacatttctGGGGCTTAAATTCGTAACTTATTTGCTTAAGGTGGACGCCCCAAGATTCTTGGAATTTGGAAACATACTGGGGAATGTCATAAATTTTGAAGTTGGAATTTGTGAAGATGTTATTGTAAGAGTGAGAGAGTATAGAGGTGAATTTTATAATGAGCAAGtcaaatgaatataaatatcGAATCTTTCACGGATGTGTTATGATCCTTCTAAAATGCAGCTAAAAGATCACTTAATTAAACTGCTCTTTGTTGCTCAGGCCATACATTCCAGGATTCCCATTGCATTGGATTTCCTTGATGTTGATTTGCATAACTTGTTAGTAATTAAGAGATTCAATTGTTGCAGTTGGATAATCTATGGAGGTATAGAAGAAAGCTGAAAGAGCAAAAGCTTTGTCAGAATACTAATGCTCATCAGCAACCAGGTGTGTATGTGTGAATGATACTTGGAGATGGACTCAACGTTTATGTTTATTTGAtatcttgttttctctttgctTTTATCAGTCTCCCCTACGCTTCAGCGCTATCTGGTGATAGAGGCTAATGGCGGCCTAAACCAGCAACGCTCATCGGTATGCAAATCAGCTCATTTTCATAATCTTGAATCTGATTGTTGTGTCTGATTTGGCCCTCTCATTCATATATGAACATTATAATGAAAGTAATCAACAATCTTTTAGTTGTAGCTATATGGTTACAGTTTTGGGGCATATGGTGATTTCAACATGTTCCAAGGTTGTCATAATGATGTGTTCGAGGAAAATGGCTTCCCGTATGCAGGACTTACTCACAAGATTAACATAATAATGCTGCTTTCTCTATTTTTAATAATCTTTTCACACTTCTATGCTTCTCTAATAACTATAAATATAGATAGCCAATTCTTGTTGAACTTAGATGGATATGCACGTATTGCTGATTCTCATGAAAGACGTGCACTTTTGGTAGTGGAGCCTTAGCTATGTTACATTGTTGCACCTGCAGATTTGCAATGCAGTGGCTGTTGCTGGACTGCTCAATGCTACTCTTGTGATCCCTCACTTCGATGTTCATAATGTCTGGAAAGACCCGAGGTATTTTCATAACACCTCCTCTTCTTCtacttcaaaaaaaaaaccacaCTCGAGTGAGTTATGAAAAGAGCAACGTGCAATAACCATGGTTGCTTTCTACAAGAGAAATAGAGTGGTGGAGGTTTTTCCTTTCTTGTTACATTTATTATATACCAGGGATCATTTGAAATGCAAATGTTTCTCCCGATGAAACTGCTATCTACTTAGTGAACCATATATGTGTTGCTGCACAATGTGCGTCGCCTCTGTATTTACTATACAATTTCTCTCTTTTGGAATTTCACAGTACATTCGCTGATATTTATGATGAGGATCATTTCATATCCTCCCTAAAAGATTATGTTATGGTGGTTCACGACCTACCAGACGAACTGATGGAAAACTACAATTTTAGCATCAGTGCTATCCCAAGCATGAGAGTCCCAGCTTGGGCGTCTTCTCGTTATTACATGGATGAGGTTTATCCCGTCTTGCAAGAAACAAGGTACTGTGGTACTAAAATATTTTGTTACTGCCACCGTCTACATTATTTAAGTCGCTTCGTTTGTGTTCACCTCATGCTATGCCCTTGATGCAGGGTAGTCCGAATCTCACCTTTTGCCAACAGATTGGCAACGAGCATTCCACCACACATTCAGTTTTTAAGATGCCTAGCAAACTATAAATCTCTGAGGTTCTCATCAACCATAATGAATCTTGCTAAAGTAATTGGCAATCGAATGACTGACAAGAGCTCAAGCTTTGGAGGGAAGTATGTTGCAGTTCATCTTCGATTTGAAGAGGTAAACATTGCTCCAGTTGAATTTACTTATGTTCAGTGACATGTTAAAAAGTTCCAGCCTGACCACTTCAATTGGCCTTCAAAGTAGGACATGGTGGCTTTCTCATGCTGTGAATACGACGAAGGAGAAACAGAGAAATCAGAAATGGATGCAGCGCGCAAAAGGGGTTGGGGGAAAAAGTTCACGCTTAAAAACCGGGTTTCTGAGCCTGGCCTAAACCGCGTGAATGGAAAGTGCCCAATGACACCAGTGGAGGTTGGTTTCGCTTTTGAATTCTGTGACAAGTTTGAGTATCTTTACCTTTTCTTAGACGAACGAGTAGAAAAGATGATTACATTTAAATGATACAAACCCCCACAACCATGTTGTCAGCATAGGTTGGTTTGATGTTGAGAGGCATGGGATTTTCGAACAACACTCCCATTTATCTGGCATCGGGTAGAATATACAAGGAGGATAGATACTTAGAGCCTCTGCGAAAGATGTTTCCTCTTCTCGAGACAAAGTGGTCACTTGCTACTGCTGATGAACTTGCTTCAGTAAAGGTAGAAATCATTGCTTGATGGTGCGTGAATTGCGCACATACGCCTCTACATTTCGTTACATGCCTCGTGTTTTGTTTTTATCACAGGGCTATTCTTCGAGGCTGGCTGCTGTGGACTATATGTTATGCTTGTACAGTGAGGTATTTGTGACCACTCAAGGTGGAAACTTCCCTCATTTTCTGATGGGCCAAAGAAGATTCATCTACAACGGACACGCCAAGACCATCATGCCCGACAAAACCAGGCTCGTAGTCTTACTGCAGAACACGACTACTAGGTACTCATAGATTTAGTAGCTGTCATGACAATGAGGAATTCACAGACTAAACAGATTTCCTGGTTTTTTCAGTTGGGATGGTTTCAAGGATGAAATGGAGACGATGTTAGCAGAAAGTGATCGTAGGAGCATAATGGTGCCTAGAGTGAAGAAGTCGACGAGAAAGGGCTCTATATATTTGAACCCTTTGCCAGAATGCAGGTGCCTATGGGAATCACAAAACTCCACCTCATtatctgtcacgcccgcatttcctaaggataggaagtacggtggaccgcgactaggggaggagtaaagaagcggggaagaaaggggaaaaacaagaatatttgacccaaagacatttaataaaaggaaattcattttaaaacaagGTACTGAAGCgacatttcaaaagtttaagtaaccagagtttaaatgaaaacattgtttcggattacaagcagcggaaaaagatcaagagacagataatgccgggtatgacgacacgacattaTCCAAAACAAAGTGAAACGCATTTTgactttaactgctcaacatccgtcctccccatcgccgctcaacctgcacattaagaaaacaacatgcagggctgagtacttattgcactcagtggacacacgccaaaaacatagtttgtcatgccataacagtgtaacattggggttttgagtgtaatgaaaataacccaagtacaccaaaatatatttcataaattcgactgcgcagtcattttccgatattgccacccttattccctcaatcatacactatctgatccaaccatgacaaggggcgtggccacaccccaggtcaactagaccggccaacttgctctcagatggctcccggtctcgtgtacactagcctgagggttcgcagcccaacagacccgaattcgattaaacatatgtggtaaaccacttcagataggtttcaaaacaaaacaattggcaagacaaacagttcacctccataaacatttccggaacaaagtccgtatttaaagataacccacataaaagtagggtagaaaagcccacctcgattgcttagcttttaaaacagttcccttcaaccacactttcctcgaaaaagatcacccttttgaaagataaataaatcatgattagagtcagggtagacgatgtttaaacgacaatgcatgattcctacgtggacgacttcaacatctagcacgttacacgaacacacacttaacaacatctcataagccaaacacacaaagacacgcccgaaaacacaccccgcacgcacccgacacgcatacgacgtacccaaaacgcgcacacgacacacacacaacactcaaactcctggcatacccttactgtgcaacggctcacttggctcggaaaaggttcggaaaaagctcggaaaaaggatcggcgtctcggcctggctcggtgtctcggccgcctggctcggcacctcggccgaccatctcggccgtccggctcggcacctcgaccgaccatctcggccgcctgctcggcacctcggccgaccgtctcggccgcctggctcggcacctcggccgcctgtctcggcacagctcggcacctgtctcggcacagctcggcacctgtctcggcacagctcggcacttgtctcggcacagctcggcacctgtctcggcacagctcggcacctgtctcggcacagctcggcacctgtctcggcacagctcggcacctgtctcggcacagctcggcacctgtctcggcacagctcggcacctgtctcggcacagctcggcacctcggccgaccatctcggccgtccggctcggcacctcggccgaccgtctcggccgcctgttcggcacctcggccgaccatctcggccgtccggctcggcacctcgaccgaccgtctcggccgcctgctcggcacctcggccgaccacctcggccgtctgctcggcacctagtttacaccccttttcctctgacccccgattctcaaaccctatacgacaaacacaccacgcattctacatcccaaaacacacccaaacacctgggatcatcccttccagactctccacaaatctgccctaggctgaacccaacactctcggccaacacacacgaaaactctcgaaccaaacactgattcctccgagccatctcttggccaaacacacccacatacatcacaaaagcacaacactcagaaacccaaccattgcacatgaaaacatcacccagaacacaccacacgcagaactgcgcagtttacttgcaaaaatcatagtaaaatcatacgacatccaatgaagctgaaatttacacaccacaccgaagacacatccaagtttatacggttaaaatttcgtaccaaaaggagatcgtttgctcagtcaaaacggggtcggaacccactgtcagttactaacaaaacatgctcgacaacaacacataatcacaaaacctattcagcatctaaaccttcccaaaacgtcctacatgcatgtttttcgaattaaacgagagttgaggccttgtaatacctttcccggatagttcaacgtagtgaaaaagctttacttcctcttacgactccgattcacgacgaagggggtatcaccttgaggaatccaagacgatgatgagagggagtgaatgaaaaagatgagaaccgagagggagaaggagagagggagcttaccggtgttgagagcaattgcaagagagaaaagagaaaaaccgatgtggggagagattggaaaggggatgatgtatcggttaagagggagtggggaggttgagaaagtagtggggagggggagagaaaccgagagagagagagagatatttaatttattaattaggatattaatttgcttttcaaaaaccataaactaaatattcacacccataaataatgtaaaacaaataaaacataccacaccatatcttaaacaagatattcacaaaaagcaaacaccctttaattaaaaaaacggacattacaTTATCAGATTTCTTGTTATGACATGTATATACGAAGGCTGATGCTATATACATGTTTCGACTGCTAAAACATCGTCTTCGTCTTCCATGACCGCAAAAGGAGAAGTGATCTTGCAAAGGGGGAGTGAATGTTTAAGGTTAAAGATTGAAGATACGAGGTATAGACATGATCCCAAGAAAAGAGTTTGATGGCTTGGTTTGTCTATTTTTCAACTGAAAAAACTGTCGAACTCGAATCAACAATTTTGTATGTTGGTTTCAtagttactactccctccgtccctctgtagtagaggcgtATCATTTTGAgtactcgttttggaaaaattatactccctccgtcccggactactcgcacatttccttttcggcacggagattaaggaatgagtgtataacaaagtcaacaattgcggctgtaggtgataatttttactaaaaatggaaagagtgcaaataacttgggacgcccagaaaggaaataagtgcaagtagtccgggacggagggagtaataaatagttaaagtggagagaaagtaaagtaaaaaaataataatatagttaagagTCTTCACTATATTATTTGTTGTGATTTagacacacaaggctttcacacactcaagaagatcacacacacactcactgttgtatgagatcacacaatgcagaaacacacacactcacactttgagtattgaagatgataatcttggagagaaactggaaaactctttattgataaaactctttctctactctaaactacatacacggtttttgagctatttaaagctctacaatcaagtagcaactgctactaactaactacaagaagaatcaagaaaacaagaagaataaccgctacatctcagctaactaactgctgctccaacggctagttcggctaggttgcttcttccttctcggctcaagaccgaactcccttctcggctcaagaccgaactcctttctcggcTCAaacccgaactcccttctcggctcaagaccgaactcccttctcggctcacaaccgaacttccttctcggctagttccagctcaaagccgagcttccttcttctgccttcttcttctcggctagttccagctcaaagccgagcttaccgaactctgccttcttcttccaactgaaatgagcactccattattacaattctccacctgagggctcatctcagttcttgcacaaacattgatcaacttcttgcaatgatcaaacttgtctctacctagagactttgttagcatgtcagccggattgtgcaaggtgttaatcttaatcaccttctttttaaacaaccacttgcaactgatcagcttcctctcctttccatctgtattcagcttggatttgtccaccaaaatccaggttttgttcttgagtaaagactctatttcttcattcatggcCTCTATCCATCTCTCTCTGTCTTTGCTTCTCATGGCCTCTTTATAGGTGAGAGGATCAGCAATATCAATATTCTCAGCAGCACACAGTGCATAATAGACCATATCTGCAAATTTCTCAGGAGGCTTTGCATTTCTCCTTCCCCTATCTCTTGCAATCTGGTACTCTGTGGTAGGATCTGCTGTGGGCTCATCATTTCTTCTACCTTGAGCTGGAGCACCATCACCCTCTGGATCAGGTTCATTTTCTGAGTCAgtgactccacctgctcctaggccaactcccataggctccaccttgaagaaatcactctcaacttcactggagtcactggagtccagcttaccTTTCAAGtagggcatctgatcctccaagaacaccacatccctactcaccaccaccttctgcctaccaggctcaatacaccagagcctataccccttaacacccctctgatatcccagcaagatacatttcagagccctagcttcaagcttactttgcctagcatgagcataggctgcacacccaaacaccttgtattttgagtagtcactatgagctccataccacatgtaatcaggagtttcagatttcagggcagtagatgggcatttattgatgagataggctgctgtatacactgcctctccccagaacctgctgctcaaaccagaaccaagaagcaggcacctcaccctctctaggatagtcctattcatcctctccacaacaccattttgctggggattaccaggaacagtacggtgcctcttcatacccttctctttacaaaacagatcaaactcagcagacaagaactctaggccattgtctgttcttaagcatttaacacttctacccttctctagctcaacctccttacaccatatcttgaactttgtgagtgtttcagatttttctttaagaatatatacccacaacttccttgtatagt contains:
- the LOC121795198 gene encoding O-fucosyltransferase 10-like, translating into MMNSKSYKIIERERGREIYRHCMALTYTTESAATGSRCRRRLHLHCKHRQKGVVCFFYAGIFYKRYLLFLTILYITGLITCAGPLLSLLHPPPPPPPGSLYRSQELFLKLWPEIQSDNSSVVELDNLWRYRRKLKEQKLCQNTNAHQQPVSPTLQRYLVIEANGGLNQQRSSICNAVAVAGLLNATLVIPHFDVHNVWKDPSTFADIYDEDHFISSLKDYVMVVHDLPDELMENYNFSISAIPSMRVPAWASSRYYMDEVYPVLQETRVVRISPFANRLATSIPPHIQFLRCLANYKSLRFSSTIMNLAKVIGNRMTDKSSSFGGKYVAVHLRFEEDMVAFSCCEYDEGETEKSEMDAARKRGWGKKFTLKNRVSEPGLNRVNGKCPMTPVEVGLMLRGMGFSNNTPIYLASGRIYKEDRYLEPLRKMFPLLETKWSLATADELASVKGYSSRLAAVDYMLCLYSEVFVTTQGGNFPHFLMGQRRFIYNGHAKTIMPDKTRLVVLLQNTTTSWDGFKDEMETMLAESDRRSIMVPRVKKSTRKGSIYLNPLPECRCLWESQNSTSLSVTPAFPKDRKYGGPRLGEE